From the Sphingobacteruim zhuxiongii genome, the window CACATCCTTTATAATTGAACTTGAATAACTTGAAACCCCAAGCATCGAAGAACAAATAAAACTTTTCTACTTTAATACCAAAAGCTCGGGCAGCTAAGAAGTGCCCAAGTTCGTGTAATATGATTAATAATGACAGGCCTAATAAAACCTGCAATACCATGATGATAATTCCCATCTAATTTGATTTATTATAATTTATATCTTCGTTCTATTAAACTTCGTGCCACTCTTCTACTTTCAGCGTCATAGTGCAGATAGTCTTCAAATTCTAGTTTTTCTTTTTGTTCAACCTGACACATTGTCTCTTCAATGATATCACTCATTCCCAAAAACGACAGTTCATCTTTTAAGAATGAAGCCACGACAATCTCATTTGCAGCATTCAATACACATGCTCGATTACCTCCTTCACGGAGTGCTTGAAAAGCTAAATCGAGATTACGAAAAGTCTGCACATCCGGAGTCTCGAAAGTTAAATTCGGATAGTTTAGAAAATTGAAACGAGGAAATTCGTTTTGTAGCCTATCGGGATAAGTTAATGCATATTGAATCGGTAATTTCATATCAGGTAAGCCCATTTGTGCTTTTAATGACCCGTCTTGAAATTGTACCAGTGAATGTATAATCGACTGTGGATGGATAACAACTTCAATCTGATCAACGTCTAAATCAAACAACCACTTTGCTTCAATGACTTCAAGTCCCTTATTCATCAGGGAAGCAGAATCAATTGTAATTTTCGCTCCCATTGACCAATTCGGATGCTTTAACGCCTGAGCCTTTGTTACGCGTTCCAAATCTGCCCTGCTCTTTCCACGGAAAGGTCCTCCGGAGGCTGTTAGAATAATCTTCTCAATCGGGTTGTTCTCTTCGCCCGGCAAACATTGAAAAATTGCGGAGTGTTCCGAATCGACTGGAAGTAAACGAACCTTGTACTCATCAACTAACTTCGTAATCAATTCGCCAGCAACAACTAAGGTTTCTTTATTGGCAAGTGCAATATCTTTACCCTTTTTAATCGCAGCAATTGTTGGTTTCAACCCTGCAGATCCTACGATCGCTGTCAATACAATATCAATTTCATCCAATTGAACTGCATCAACGAGCGCCTCTTCTCCACAAGCGACTTGCACATCAGTGCCTACCAGCGCTTCCTTAACTTTCAGATAAGCTTGCTCATCAGACAATACAACCAATTTAGGTCGAAACTGTAAAGCTTGTTGAATTAATAGTTCTGCATTACGTCCAGCTGTTAAGACAGAAACTGTAAACCGATCAGGAAAACAAGCGACAACTTCCAGCGTTTGTGTTCCCACGCTTCCGGTTGAGCCCAATACGGCTAAATTCTTTTTTTCCAAGGTAAATTGAATTATATAATATTATCCATTAAAGACGGCTCGGTGTCGCCTTTGTAAGCTTTCATCATGTCGATGTACACGACAGACATAACTATACTTACCACTGGAATAATAATAAATGAATTAACTAAACTTAATATTTTCGATACTAAAGGATATCCTAAATATTCTGCCCCAATTTGTAATAGATGTGTGGATGCGACAGCGACAATGATAATTAACAATCGCATCACATTTCCCTTTGTCATCGCCAAACTGAATTTATAAGACCGAATCGTATTAAAGCCATGTTCAATAATAAAAAATGGATAAAACGTTGTTCTGATTAAAACGAAAAGCATTACCAATCCTGTTAGGAACGGATGGATTTCATAACGCACCGTATCCATACTGAATCCTAGAAATAAAAGAGGAAAACATAGTACGTACATGATCATATATACGACAGCAGCGATGAAACTGTAGATTACAAGACCGAAGATATAGTTTACAAACTGTGAAAATGACGGTACAAATCCCCAGAACCCTGACTTCTTCTCGCCTTTTGCTAAAACAACAGCATTCTTTAGTAATACCAACTGCAAACTAAAGTACAAACCTACGAAGGCAAGTAAAAGCAACACTTTAATGAAGTAATTCGAGGAATCCAAATACATCGCCAGAAAGGTCGATAAGTTTGATGTAACGAATAGTAAAAAACATAAACCGGCAATCGAAACATAATTACGCAATAAAATATCGATCGCTCTAACTACAACATCATTCGCTTTAAAAGTAATGTCTTTGAGAAATTCCAACATGGCCATATTATTATTGCAAATATGGTGATTTTTTTGGTCTAAGCAATTTTTTTATCCCGATAAATCAAAAATAAAAATATGCTTTAACGCCCCTACCACACAGTCAATTGCACAAAAAAGGCTAAGATTTCTCTTAGCCTTACATTGATTATTTTAAATTCTCGGGAACGGGTTTTTCTAATAAATACTGATAATAGAATCGAACACGTTCTTTAAAATCATAGGCTTGCTTACTGCGACCAAAACCATGTCTACTTCCTGGATAAATCATCAGTTCGAATGGAACTTGTCGATCAGTTAATGCATCTACTAATTGAATTGTATTTTGCATATGTACATTATCGTCTAGGTCGCCATGCATAATACGAAGTCTGCCTTTATATTGTTTTACATACGGAAGAATAGATCCATTTTTATAACCTTCTGGATTCGCCTGAGGTGTATCCATCCAACGTTCCGTATAGTGTGTATCATATAGATCCCAACTTGTAACAGGAGCACCGGCAATTCCATAGTCGAAATAATCAGCTCCTTTAGTTAAAGCCAAACAAGTCATATAACCACCATAACTATGCCCTGTGATTAGTAATTTATCCTTTGCAACCCATGGTTTTGCTTTTAACCATTTCGCGATCGTAATATAATCTACTAATTCCCAGTTCCCCAAACTTCTATGCATCCATGCGACTCCCTGCTTACCGAAATGCCCAGAAGCACGGTGATCACATTCTATTTGAATCACACCTTCATTTGCCCAATACTGTCCATTCACACCTTTCCATGTATTTCTAACCGTACCAGCATCCGGACCACCGTAGATTGACATGATAACCGGATATTCTTTCGACTCATCAAAGTCAGTCGGATAAGTGATGATGACAGGCAAGTTGAACTTACCATCTTCTGAAGGAATAGTAAAGAAATCGCGCTTACCTACCTTGTAGTTTGCAAAATCCGCCGATTTACTGTCCGCCAATTCTTTAACCACTTTGCCATTGAAGTCCACTAAAGCAACTTTCGTTGGTGTGTATATATTGGAATATGAGGTGATGAAATATTTGCCGTCAGGAGAAACTTTAACATCATGCGTATAGTCACCAAAAGTTAGTCGTTTAAGATTCTTACCATTGAAATTAACACGATATAAATCAATCGTTGCTGAGTTTTCTTTACGAGCAGTGAAGTATAATACCTTCCCTTTTTCATCGATATGTGCAATTTCTTTCACTTGCCATTCTCCAGATGTTAAGGGGTTAATCAGTTTTCCTGTTAAGCTATACAAATAATAATGTGCCCAACCGGTCTTATCAGACTTTAGAATATAGTGTTTGTTATCCGCTAAATAAGTAATCCTTTCATCGTGATCAAGATTGATCCAAGTTGATTGTTCTTCATTATAGATCTCTGATTTTGAACCATCAGAAGGATTAACAGCATAGAATTTAAGATTCGTCTGATCACGATTCATCCATTGTACCATGATCGATTGGCTATCAAAACTCCAATAAGGCTGACCGAAATATTGATCGTCTTTTTCGTTGAAAGAAGCCCAAACTACCGGTGATCCTTCCACTTTTACAATACCAACTTTCACTTCTGGATTTGGGTCACCAGCTTTTGGATAGCGAGTCTCTTCCAAATATCCGTGTTGTCCCTTCGAAACATAAATTGGAAACATCGGTACATTGGTATCATCAAAACGCATAAAAGCTAACTGTTTACTATCTGGAGACCACCAGAATGCTTTGTAGTTTGTTGGACGACCTAAAATCTCTTCATAGTAAACCCATGATGACCAACCATTGTAGATAACGTCTGTCCCGTCTTGCGTATACCGAATTTCTTTCCCTGTACTTACCTCGAGGCTATACAAATCACTCTTACGTGTAAAAGCAACGTATTTCCCATCAGGCGACAGCGTCGGATTTTGTTCATCAAGCTCTGGCGATTGAGTTAATTGCTTCGCTTGACTTCCCGGATACTGAATATAAATGTCTTTATCTTTTACGAATACTTCGGTCGAAGTACTTGTCGGATAGGTATAACTTTTCTTTTCACCAGACTTAACATTCACTTGAAAAAGTTGATTGCCGTTACTTTCAATGTAGTTTGAAGCATCAGCCCAGCCTAAATATCCACTGATAGATTTCGTTAGTGAAGGAGCTTGTCCCCAAGACTGTTCAAAAGTTAATTTCTGCGCTTGTGCGTTCGCTACGTCCAGCGCTAAAAATAATACGGCTGTTAAAGCAACAGGTAAAATTCTGTTCATAAATAAAATTACTTAGTGAAGCTTCGAAATTAATAAAAACAAATGGTTCTTACCTCTACTCTATGTAACTTATTTAGTTAAAAAGAAAAAAGCCACTTTATGAGTGGCTTCAATTTCTATATCGACAAAATTTAAAAGGAGAAATTATCTTTTTGAATTAATTCTCCATTGCTTTCGTAGTTGGAATCGTCTTGATTAGGTTCATATCTCTTTTCTACTACTTCCTGATTAGATTTGATATATTCTACCACATCTTGCAACCCTTCAGCAAACTTCTCGAAGTCTTCTTTGTACAAAAAGATCTTATGTTTAATGAATTGTCCGTCTTCGAAACGCTTTTTGCTCTCAGTAATTGTCACATAATAGTCGTTGGAGCGAGTTGCCTTTACATCAAAAAAATAAGTACGCTTACCTGCTCTCACCTTTTTTGAAAATACCTCTTCACGCTCTTTGTTATCAAAATCTCCCATTAGATTAGTATAAAATTTAAGTTTAACCCTCTATTTTCAGTCATAAATATATAATAATTAATTTCAATCAACCAAATTTTATTAAAAAAAAATATATTTAAATTAACGGCTTAAATGCCTAGGGCTTAAAACCTTCAGAGACGCTTAAAACTATTTCACCGATTTTTTTCAGTCTTTCACCGAAAAAAAGCCCCCGAAGACCTATTAGCTATGTGCATATCCTTATATTCGCTCTACTTTTGGGTATACTTAAAAATGACGCAAAGCTATGAACACGCAACAAACGAACAACGAAAACGAACAAAAACCACCAAGGAACAATAGTTCTACAACCATGGCCGGAATGTTCATTGTATTCTTTGGAGTAGCCATTCTCTTGAAGAACATGAACATGGGTAGCATTGTACCTTCATGGATCTTTGGTTGGGAAACGATTCTTATTATCATTGGTTTAGTGATCGGAGTAAACTCAAAATTCGAAAAGAAATCATCAATTGTCCTAATTGCAATAGGTAGTATTTTCTTGTTAAAGAATGAGCTTGATCTATCTTTCGGCCGATTTATAGTCCCAATGGCAGCTATTATCCTGGGCGTTTACTTAATCAAGCGCAACAGAGTAGCTCCAAAATTACCTCCTACGACTCCAAGAGATGATGAATACGATTGGGACAAGCGAGTGGGCTATGGAGATCAAACATCCTTAGATGGTAACCCATCTGATGGAAATACAGCAAACACAACAAATTCCTATGCTCAAGCGACAAGCAATGAGCATAGGGATAGTTACTATAGAAACTATTTACCTGACTTTGAAAACTATTTGAAAGTCGATAACTTCTTTTCAGACACGAAGAAAATCATTCTTTCGAAGAACTTCTTAGGCGGAAACATTACGTCAGTGTTCGGAAGCACAAATTTAAACTTCCTACAAGCTGACTTAAAGCAACCTGTCGTGATTGATACTTTCCAATTATTCGGGAGCACGAAGATCATCGTTCCAACAAACTGGCGAATCTCTTCAAATGTCGCATCTGTTTTTGGTGAATTAGATGACCGTCGCCCAATGATCGAAGTAACGACAGACGAGAACAAGAAGATTTATATTACTGGAACTTCAATCTTTGGCGGTTTAACCATTAAGAATAGTTAATACTGATTTATGAGAAAACCGCTCAACGAACAAAGTAAAAGATCAGTAATCCACGCCTCGTCATGGATTATTTGCATTTTATACTTTCTGATAGTATATGGATTATTGTGGTGGTCAAAAGTTGCAAAAGAAGCAGCTATATACGACGCCACAATTTCTGCGTTATCCATAACCGGGATTACTTACCTGGTTTATAGCTCCCTTCAGTACTATCTACCGAATAATAAAAACTTTTGGAAGTTGTTTTCGATTGCTGCGATCTTCACTTTAATCAGCATATTGATTACTCGCTTTCTTATAATCCAGTTTGTACCTGAAGAAAATTTACTCTACCTCACTTTCAGTCTTCCTTTTCGCTTCGTTATAAATTTCTTGATTATCACATGCGTCATGATTATCAATATTTTTTGGAACATTCAAGAGGAATTATTGGAAAATAAAAAGAGAAAAGATGAAAGTGAAAAAATGGTCCGCGATGCAGAGCTCTACAATCTTAGACAACAACTTCAACCACATTTTCTATTTAACAGTTTAAACTCCATTATCGCTTTAATTGGCAGTAAACCAACTGAGGCAAGAAATATGGTCTTTCAATTATCCGATTTCCTAAGAGGTACGATGCGTAAAGATGAGCGCCAATTTAGTAATGTCGAAGATGAGCTAAATCATCTAAAACTCTATTTAGACATTGAAAAGGTTCGTTTTGGACATCGCTTATCGACCGATTTTGATTATACCGAAGAGGTCTTGCAAGCAAAAATCCCGGTCATGATCCTCCAACCCCTAGTGGAAAATGCGATCAAATTTGGATTATACAACGTTACTGATCAGGTTTTAATAAAAATAGACTTAACTTTAACGGAGAATTTACTAACTATACGAATCAGCAATCCTTTTGAAACGGATCAAACCGAACAGAAAAAGGGAACTGGATTCGGATTATCCAGTATACAACGTCGATTATATTTATTATTCGGACGGACAGATTTACTACAAACAGCAACAGAAGACCAAAACTTTATATCTACATTAAGAATACCACAATGATAAAGACGATCCTAATCGATGACGAGCCCCTAGCACGTAGCATGGTGTTAGAATATCTACAACAGCATCCTGATTTTCAAGTGATGGCCGAATGTAACGATGGCTTTGAAGGTGTAAAAGCAATACAACAACATCAACCTGATCTGATATTCCTAGATATACAAATGCCTAAATTGACAGGCTTCGAAATGTTAGAGTTGCTCGACACACATCCCCATATAATTTTCACGACGGCATTTGATGAATATGCCCTTAAAGCATTCGAAAAGAACGCTATAGACTATTTATTGAAACCTATCCGTCCAGATCGTTTCGAAAAGGCTATTGATAAATTTAAATCTGCTTTCCAAAGCAACGCTAATCCGAAGATTGAAACGGAGAAGTTGAAGGAAACCCTAGAAGAGGAATCCTTGGAACGTATC encodes:
- a CDS encoding 1-deoxy-D-xylulose-5-phosphate reductoisomerase; protein product: MEKKNLAVLGSTGSVGTQTLEVVACFPDRFTVSVLTAGRNAELLIQQALQFRPKLVVLSDEQAYLKVKEALVGTDVQVACGEEALVDAVQLDEIDIVLTAIVGSAGLKPTIAAIKKGKDIALANKETLVVAGELITKLVDEYKVRLLPVDSEHSAIFQCLPGEENNPIEKIILTASGGPFRGKSRADLERVTKAQALKHPNWSMGAKITIDSASLMNKGLEVIEAKWLFDLDVDQIEVVIHPQSIIHSLVQFQDGSLKAQMGLPDMKLPIQYALTYPDRLQNEFPRFNFLNYPNLTFETPDVQTFRNLDLAFQALREGGNRACVLNAANEIVVASFLKDELSFLGMSDIIEETMCQVEQKEKLEFEDYLHYDAESRRVARSLIERRYKL
- a CDS encoding S9 family peptidase is translated as MNRILPVALTAVLFLALDVANAQAQKLTFEQSWGQAPSLTKSISGYLGWADASNYIESNGNQLFQVNVKSGEKKSYTYPTSTSTEVFVKDKDIYIQYPGSQAKQLTQSPELDEQNPTLSPDGKYVAFTRKSDLYSLEVSTGKEIRYTQDGTDVIYNGWSSWVYYEEILGRPTNYKAFWWSPDSKQLAFMRFDDTNVPMFPIYVSKGQHGYLEETRYPKAGDPNPEVKVGIVKVEGSPVVWASFNEKDDQYFGQPYWSFDSQSIMVQWMNRDQTNLKFYAVNPSDGSKSEIYNEEQSTWINLDHDERITYLADNKHYILKSDKTGWAHYYLYSLTGKLINPLTSGEWQVKEIAHIDEKGKVLYFTARKENSATIDLYRVNFNGKNLKRLTFGDYTHDVKVSPDGKYFITSYSNIYTPTKVALVDFNGKVVKELADSKSADFANYKVGKRDFFTIPSEDGKFNLPVIITYPTDFDESKEYPVIMSIYGGPDAGTVRNTWKGVNGQYWANEGVIQIECDHRASGHFGKQGVAWMHRSLGNWELVDYITIAKWLKAKPWVAKDKLLITGHSYGGYMTCLALTKGADYFDYGIAGAPVTSWDLYDTHYTERWMDTPQANPEGYKNGSILPYVKQYKGRLRIMHGDLDDNVHMQNTIQLVDALTDRQVPFELMIYPGSRHGFGRSKQAYDFKERVRFYYQYLLEKPVPENLK
- a CDS encoding DUF3276 family protein, with protein sequence MGDFDNKEREEVFSKKVRAGKRTYFFDVKATRSNDYYVTITESKKRFEDGQFIKHKIFLYKEDFEKFAEGLQDVVEYIKSNQEVVEKRYEPNQDDSNYESNGELIQKDNFSF
- a CDS encoding LiaF transmembrane domain-containing protein produces the protein MNTQQTNNENEQKPPRNNSSTTMAGMFIVFFGVAILLKNMNMGSIVPSWIFGWETILIIIGLVIGVNSKFEKKSSIVLIAIGSIFLLKNELDLSFGRFIVPMAAIILGVYLIKRNRVAPKLPPTTPRDDEYDWDKRVGYGDQTSLDGNPSDGNTANTTNSYAQATSNEHRDSYYRNYLPDFENYLKVDNFFSDTKKIILSKNFLGGNITSVFGSTNLNFLQADLKQPVVIDTFQLFGSTKIIVPTNWRISSNVASVFGELDDRRPMIEVTTDENKKIYITGTSIFGGLTIKNS
- a CDS encoding sensor histidine kinase; the encoded protein is MIINIFWNIQEELLENKKRKDESEKMVRDAELYNLRQQLQPHFLFNSLNSIIALIGSKPTEARNMVFQLSDFLRGTMRKDERQFSNVEDELNHLKLYLDIEKVRFGHRLSTDFDYTEEVLQAKIPVMILQPLVENAIKFGLYNVTDQVLIKIDLTLTENLLTIRISNPFETDQTEQKKGTGFGLSSIQRRLYLLFGRTDLLQTATEDQNFISTLRIPQ
- a CDS encoding LytR/AlgR family response regulator transcription factor, whose protein sequence is MIKTILIDDEPLARSMVLEYLQQHPDFQVMAECNDGFEGVKAIQQHQPDLIFLDIQMPKLTGFEMLELLDTHPHIIFTTAFDEYALKAFEKNAIDYLLKPIRPDRFEKAIDKFKSAFQSNANPKIETEKLKETLEEESLERIVVKTGSQIKIIPVQQINYLEAYDDYVKIHTNDGMYLKNKTMSSFEKQLDAKQFVRVHRSFIVRVDLLQKIEPMEKDSYIATLSSGGKINISKSGYARLKQVIGL